One segment of Vagococcus martis DNA contains the following:
- the prfB gene encoding peptide chain release factor 2 (programmed frameshift), translating to MEISDIKNELSKIETKITNFRGSLDLESLEEQIAEGEYEMATPGFWDDNESAQVVIDKVNQLKSQYDTFKNTEEAYEELELLLEMVEDENDSEMQKELEEKLIQTIQIVEDYELSQLLNGEYDQNNAVLELHPGAGGTESQDWGSMLLRMYTRWAESKGFQVETLDYQAGDEAGIKSVTLLIKGYNAYGYLKSEKGVHRLVRISPFDSNSRRHTSFCSVDVMPELANDINIEVKPDDIKVDTFRASGAGGQHINKTDSAVRITHIPTGFVVSSQAQRSQLKNREQAMSMLKAKLYQLEIEKQEQEAAAIKGEQLEIGWGSQIRSYVFHPYSMVKDHRTNYEVGNTQPIMDGDIDGFIDAYLRWKL from the exons ATGGAAATAAGCGATATAAAAAATGAATTAAGTAAAATAGAGACAAAAATTACTAATTTTAGGGGGTCTCTT GACTTAGAATCACTTGAGGAACAAATTGCTGAAGGTGAATATGAGATGGCGACCCCTGGTTTTTGGGATGATAACGAATCAGCTCAAGTTGTTATAGATAAAGTCAATCAGTTAAAATCACAATATGATACTTTTAAAAATACAGAAGAAGCCTATGAAGAATTAGAACTTTTACTTGAAATGGTAGAAGATGAAAATGATAGTGAGATGCAAAAAGAATTAGAAGAAAAATTAATTCAAACGATTCAAATTGTTGAAGACTACGAGTTATCTCAATTATTAAATGGTGAGTACGATCAAAATAATGCTGTATTAGAGCTGCATCCAGGAGCAGGTGGCACTGAATCACAAGACTGGGGTAGTATGCTTCTTAGAATGTATACTAGGTGGGCTGAATCAAAAGGTTTTCAAGTAGAAACACTTGATTATCAAGCTGGTGATGAAGCTGGTATTAAAAGTGTTACGTTACTGATTAAAGGATACAATGCTTATGGCTATTTAAAATCAGAAAAAGGGGTACATCGTTTGGTGCGTATCTCACCATTTGATTCAAACTCGAGACGTCATACGTCATTTTGTTCAGTAGATGTGATGCCAGAATTAGCGAATGACATCAATATTGAAGTGAAACCGGATGATATTAAAGTTGATACATTTAGAGCAAGTGGAGCAGGTGGTCAGCATATAAACAAGACTGATTCAGCCGTTCGTATTACACATATTCCAACTGGATTTGTGGTTTCTAGTCAGGCTCAACGTTCCCAATTAAAAAATAGAGAACAAGCAATGAGCATGTTAAAAGCAAAATTATACCAATTAGAAATAGAAAAACAGGAACAAGAAGCTGCGGCAATAAAGGGCGAGCAACTAGAAATCGGCTGGGGATCGCAAATACGTTCATATGTGTTTCATCCATACTCTATGGTAAAAGATCATCGAACA